A single window of Halobacillus naozhouensis DNA harbors:
- a CDS encoding LuxR C-terminal-related transcriptional regulator produces MNAELITNYIKEINPRESHDKKVQEAVRGFIELFPFLRVSLFAYSPLTFIGESMIRIDASGTYTLGDIREDVREIPAVHSVVHTKRAALVSHAGFPDKYVNRFNLSSLIIVPVMQCSTVVGTIFLDRYTGTGSLTKSLLSPLEHYGKCLGQLLYEPYDQTVALSKRETEALQQIAYGYSIKEIAVLLGISPFTVRDYVGSALKKLKVKHRGQGIAEAIRLGLIH; encoded by the coding sequence ATGAATGCTGAATTGATTACCAATTATATTAAGGAAATCAATCCTCGAGAATCACACGATAAAAAGGTGCAGGAAGCTGTTCGAGGGTTTATTGAGTTGTTTCCCTTTTTACGTGTGTCATTGTTTGCTTACTCGCCTCTGACTTTCATAGGTGAAAGCATGATTAGGATCGATGCTTCAGGAACCTATACTTTGGGTGATATTCGGGAAGATGTCCGTGAGATCCCGGCTGTTCACTCAGTCGTCCACACCAAACGGGCAGCACTCGTCAGCCATGCAGGTTTTCCAGACAAATATGTAAATCGTTTTAACCTGTCATCCTTAATCATCGTTCCCGTTATGCAGTGTTCTACCGTCGTTGGCACTATTTTTCTGGACAGATACACAGGAACTGGTTCATTGACTAAAAGTTTACTGTCACCCCTTGAGCATTATGGAAAATGTTTGGGGCAGCTTCTGTATGAACCCTATGATCAGACAGTCGCCCTCAGCAAACGAGAGACAGAGGCGTTGCAACAAATAGCCTACGGCTATTCGATCAAAGAAATTGCCGTGCTGCTTGGCATCAGTCCCTTTACGGTAAGGGACTACGTAGGTTCAGCTTTGAAGAAATTGAAAGTAAAACATCGAGGACAGGGGATCGCCGAGGCGATTCGGTTAGGTTTGATTCATTAA
- a CDS encoding R2-like ligand-binding oxidase yields the protein MRKQMLTTSPRGIQEDSFPFRLYQKAKRLGVWDPRDIDFSQDKEDWQTLTKPQQQSVLRLISQFQAGEEAVTLDLLPEMMLIAKQGRIEEEMFLTTFLFEEAKHTEFFRIVLNVIDEREDLSHFHTETYRQIFYEILPEAMNRLRTDESPEALAEAAVVYNMFVEGVLAETGYWSFYRMLDSFGKMPGLMKGIEYLKRDESRHIAYGTFLLQRLVCEHPHLYDHITRKLNELAPLSLQLNQEGAEHSAYDTPLEETVQFSQNQLSLRLEKIARARGKTIEELYKPKEIV from the coding sequence ATGAGGAAACAAATGCTGACGACAAGTCCACGCGGAATTCAGGAGGATTCTTTCCCGTTTCGGTTGTATCAAAAGGCCAAACGACTAGGAGTATGGGATCCCCGCGATATTGATTTTAGCCAGGATAAAGAAGATTGGCAGACATTAACAAAACCACAACAGCAATCTGTTTTAAGATTGATCTCTCAATTCCAGGCAGGTGAAGAAGCCGTTACGCTGGATCTGCTGCCCGAGATGATGCTTATCGCTAAACAGGGCCGCATTGAAGAAGAAATGTTTTTAACAACTTTTCTATTTGAGGAGGCCAAGCATACCGAGTTTTTCCGTATCGTATTGAACGTAATCGATGAGCGGGAAGACCTTTCCCACTTTCATACGGAAACATACAGGCAGATTTTTTATGAGATTTTACCCGAAGCTATGAATCGGCTTCGTACGGACGAGTCACCTGAAGCACTCGCTGAGGCTGCCGTTGTGTATAACATGTTTGTCGAAGGTGTCCTGGCGGAGACGGGGTACTGGTCCTTCTATCGAATGCTGGATTCATTTGGGAAAATGCCTGGCCTCATGAAAGGCATCGAATATTTAAAGCGGGATGAATCGAGACATATTGCCTATGGAACCTTTTTGCTGCAGCGTCTTGTGTGTGAGCATCCCCACTTATACGATCATATCACACGGAAATTGAACGAACTTGCGCCGTTGTCCTTACAATTAAACCAAGAAGGAGCAGAGCATTCCGCTTATGATACTCCACTCGAAGAAACCGTTCAGTTTTCCCAGAATCAGTTATCCCTTCGTCTTGAAAAGATTGCCCGCGCACGAGGGAAAACCATAGAGGAACTCTATAAACCAAAAGAAATTGTGTAA
- a CDS encoding iron-containing alcohol dehydrogenase, protein MVTSNFEFSVRTVVHNGAGSRSKLSDLIKGLGGKKVILFTDQGLTKAGVTGKVTRLIEQVPGNIELAGVFDEIVQDAKSTVINKGAQFFKEKDADVLVALGGGSVLDTVKAVKWMLHNQFSDIHDALAGNTFEAWPQAQPIPIPHVAIPTTAGTGAEVSPISVVFNEKTDLKVSIINPFINADLALLDPELTVGLPADITAFTGFDALTHAIEAYFSPQANAMTDAYALQSTKMIKDNIADAVHEGENIEARGNMLTASCMAISAFSLSLNAIPVHNIAHALGARYGIPHGLANAVLLPSVMENLAPMYLPRVKGFAEALQIENISESPKQCLEQVTTYIRSLRSHIGLASTFKGINIDVKDIEAIVTAVHSDPSGIAFRIPEDSIREVVKEVAGSGVKS, encoded by the coding sequence ATGGTAACGTCGAATTTTGAGTTCTCTGTCCGAACCGTCGTGCATAACGGAGCTGGTTCCCGTTCAAAGCTTTCTGACTTGATTAAAGGGCTTGGCGGGAAAAAAGTTATCTTATTTACCGATCAAGGGTTGACTAAAGCGGGAGTAACTGGAAAAGTTACAAGGTTGATTGAACAGGTGCCAGGTAATATCGAGCTCGCAGGAGTTTTTGATGAAATTGTCCAGGATGCTAAATCAACTGTGATAAACAAAGGTGCCCAGTTTTTCAAAGAAAAAGATGCTGACGTTCTAGTAGCCCTTGGAGGAGGCAGTGTACTGGACACCGTCAAGGCAGTGAAGTGGATGCTTCATAACCAATTCTCAGACATCCATGACGCCCTTGCTGGAAATACATTCGAAGCCTGGCCTCAGGCTCAGCCGATCCCTATCCCCCATGTGGCCATTCCAACTACAGCGGGTACTGGGGCTGAGGTCTCACCGATTTCGGTCGTCTTTAACGAAAAGACGGATTTGAAAGTGAGCATCATCAATCCGTTTATAAATGCAGATTTAGCTCTCCTAGACCCGGAACTAACCGTTGGATTACCAGCTGACATAACTGCATTCACCGGATTTGATGCCTTGACGCACGCTATTGAAGCATATTTCTCTCCACAAGCCAACGCGATGACTGATGCTTATGCTCTACAATCGACAAAAATGATTAAAGACAATATTGCTGACGCTGTGCATGAAGGAGAGAATATAGAAGCCAGAGGCAACATGCTGACGGCCAGCTGCATGGCCATCTCAGCCTTCAGCCTCTCCCTGAACGCAATACCTGTTCACAATATTGCCCATGCCCTGGGAGCAAGATATGGGATTCCTCATGGTCTTGCAAATGCTGTCCTGCTTCCAAGTGTTATGGAAAATCTAGCTCCTATGTATCTGCCAAGAGTCAAAGGTTTTGCAGAGGCTCTACAAATTGAAAATATCTCGGAATCCCCTAAGCAATGCCTGGAACAAGTCACTACGTATATTCGCAGCCTTAGAAGCCATATCGGGCTTGCCAGCACGTTTAAAGGGATAAACATAGACGTGAAGGATATCGAGGCGATCGTTACGGCTGTCCACTCTGATCCTTCTGGAATCGCTTTCCGCATCCCAGAGGATAGTATTAGGGAGGTTGTGAAAGAAGTAGCGGGATCTGGGGTAAAGTCGTAG